Proteins encoded by one window of Rhodobacteraceae bacterium IMCC1335:
- a CDS encoding response regulator — translation MRVLIVESHFELGCLWERALQRSGADVCFARSQPEAVKALMQDDFDIIVLDLVLKNGSAFAISDFANYRRPKARVVFVTNTSFFSDGSIFQHCSNACAYLQSETPPDDLVAMVEHYAERA, via the coding sequence ATGAGGGTGCTTATTGTTGAAAGTCATTTTGAATTGGGGTGTCTTTGGGAGCGCGCCCTGCAGCGCAGCGGTGCGGATGTATGTTTTGCACGATCACAACCTGAGGCGGTCAAAGCGCTAATGCAAGATGATTTTGACATTATAGTTTTAGATCTGGTGCTGAAAAACGGCAGCGCTTTCGCCATTTCAGATTTTGCCAATTATCGCCGACCTAAAGCGCGTGTGGTTTTTGTGACCAATACAAGTTTCTTTTCGGATGGCTCGATTTTTCAGCATTGTTCGAACGCTTGCGCCTATTTGCAAAGCGAAACGCCGCCAGATGATCTAGTGGCGATGGTCGAGCATTATGCAGAGCGCGCATAG
- a CDS encoding aminotransferase class I/II-fold pyridoxal phosphate-dependent enzyme has product MFDSTGKTQPRDHGGQLETACALYGGLPEDWIDLSTGINPVPYPVIPFSADDFQRLPSTSAHNNLIAAAREFWSIPNTAHVVATAGASAAIAALPSLLPPSQVAIAHPTYNEHQAAFTAAGWRVSDSAQAAQVVVHPNNPDGRLWRAKELTRPICIIDESFCDVTPQDSLIAEAGNPGRIILKSFGKFWGLAGLRLGFAIGSDPVLEQLENRLGPWAVSGPALRMGAAALSDPTWAQNTRRRLQADAARLDKLMLAKGAKLRGGCSLFRLYELRDAKAWQAKLGQHHIWSRIFPYSKSFLRLGLPAQSHWARIEKALS; this is encoded by the coding sequence ATGTTTGACTCAACAGGAAAAACACAGCCAAGGGATCATGGCGGACAGCTTGAAACCGCTTGCGCGCTTTATGGGGGGCTGCCAGAAGATTGGATCGATTTGTCAACCGGGATTAACCCCGTGCCTTATCCTGTTATACCTTTTTCAGCAGATGATTTTCAAAGATTACCCAGTACATCCGCCCATAATAACCTGATCGCGGCCGCACGCGAATTTTGGTCGATTCCAAACACCGCGCATGTGGTTGCCACCGCGGGCGCATCCGCGGCGATCGCGGCCTTGCCCAGTTTGCTGCCACCCAGCCAAGTGGCGATCGCGCACCCAACCTATAATGAGCATCAAGCCGCCTTTACCGCCGCCGGATGGCGCGTTTCCGATAGCGCCCAGGCGGCGCAGGTCGTGGTGCATCCAAATAACCCCGATGGCCGATTGTGGCGCGCGAAAGAGTTAACGCGGCCTATTTGCATCATTGATGAAAGCTTTTGCGACGTAACCCCGCAAGACAGTTTGATCGCTGAAGCGGGAAACCCCGGGCGCATAATCTTAAAAAGCTTTGGCAAGTTTTGGGGCCTTGCTGGGCTGCGCTTGGGCTTTGCAATAGGATCCGATCCCGTTTTAGAACAGCTCGAAAACCGGCTCGGACCCTGGGCCGTGTCTGGGCCAGCCTTACGCATGGGAGCTGCAGCGCTGTCTGATCCAACCTGGGCTCAGAACACCCGCAGGCGCCTGCAGGCAGACGCCGCCCGGCTAGACAAATTGATGCTCGCCAAAGGCGCGAAATTGCGCGGAGGCTGTAGCCTGTTTCGCCTCTATGAGCTGCGCGATGCCAAGGCCTGGCAAGCCAAGCTTGGGCAGCACCATATTTGGAGCCGCATCTTTCCCTATTCTAAAAGCTTTCTGCGGCTGGGCCTACCGGCCCAATCCCACTGGGCGCGGATCGAAAAGGCACTGTCATAA